The Leishmania panamensis strain MHOM/PA/94/PSC-1 chromosome 32 sequence genome window below encodes:
- a CDS encoding hypothetical protein (TriTrypDB/GeneDB-style sysID: LpmP.32.1640) has translation MSPLEVLSEMKMVNDCLQLLSEQLHMWVEMSSPAATCASRSPIATNPCGSDAHGYSANFGATQAALPWCVASEREALYCLQSVMDNARRFITQSQSELWTVLSLRVATTSRSTATSGQASCGISCAESLSDEAKRCIDVWVCPSDAEQAEVPLMRVMKRSPSRSAPALTPERIEVRDTSRTPANAIVTSRRLPDPVADHLRRRSWPATQFCYMTHVEFKRGRLRRFLSPVTVAAGTYVIVPGDRGYDCGLVVQCALWNPHKQAYELETLQSLDPGVLPPGDSGPIMEIIRVATDKEVHRLHREHVRMERLALTACRDIADRLHLPMEVLDCEYQYDGTKISFFFDSTEVIDFRQLNKELFRIFNARIWMQNTNAAVRNEAPRGLVARRQMHGFRSEFKGTSSRH, from the coding sequence ATGAGTCCCCTCGAGGTACTCTCCGAGATGAAAATGGTGAACGACTGTCTTCAGCTCCTCTCGGAGCAGCTGCATATGTGGGTAGAGATGAGTTCTCCTGCAGCCACATGTGCGTCACGGTCTCCAATCGCTACTAATCCATGTGGATCAGACGCACACGGCTATTCTGCAAACTTCGGAGCAACACAAGCTGCACTGCCATGGTGCGTAGCTTCAGAGCGCGAAGCGCTATACTGCCTCCAATCCGTCATGGATAACGCACGGCGCTTCATTACTCAATCTCAGAGTGAGCTGTGGACTGTGCTGAGTCTGAGAGTCGCCACCACGAGTCGCAGCACCGCTACATCTGGCCAAGCGTCGTGCGGAATAAGCTGCGCAGAGTCTCTCTCTGATGAGGCGAAGCGGTGCATTGATGTATGGGTCTGCCCAAGTGACGCTGAGCAGGCTGAAGTTCCTCTAATGCGTGTTATGAAGCGTTCGCCTTCGCGTTCCGCGCCGGCGCTCACCCCCGAACGCATTGAAGTGCGGGACACGAGCAGAACTCCTGCGAATGCTATCGTCACCTCACGTCGGCTCCCCGACCCTGTCGCGGATCACCTGAGGCGACGTTCGTGGCCAGCGACGCAGTTCTGCTACATGACGCACGTGGAGTTCAAGCGTGGGCGTCTGCGTCGTTTTCTGAGCCCGGTGACAGTGGCGGCAGGCACGTACGTCATTGTACCTGGCGACCGCGGGTACGATTGCGGGCTTGTGGTGCAGTGTGCTTTGTGGAATCCTCACAAGCAGGCCTACGAGCTGGAAACCCTTCAGTCGCTTGACCCTGGAGTGTTGCCTCCGGGGGACTCTGGTCCTATCATGGAAATCATCCGTGTTGCCACAGACAAGGAGGTGCACCGTCTGCATCGTGAGCACGTCCGCATGGAGCGGCTCGCCCTCACCGCGTGCCGCGACATTGCCGATCGTCTCCACCTTCcgatggaggtgctggacTGCGAGTACCAATACGACGGGACAAAGATCAGCTTCTTCTTCGACTCTACCGAAGTGATTGACTTTCGCCAACTCAATAAGGAGCTGTTTCGCATCTTCAACGCGCGTATCTGGATGCAAAACACGAACGCGGCAGTGCGCAATGAGGCGCCGCGAGGTCTGGTGGCGCGACGGCAAATGCACGGCTTTCGCTCAGAATTTAAAGGCACCTCGTCGAGGCACTGA
- a CDS encoding hypothetical protein (TriTrypDB/GeneDB-style sysID: LpmP.32.1650) produces the protein MSSQRSVGQGACTGSIAFPSKPPRLPRRTGNTAPMTPRQRPTLSPEKTLSLIDKASLATSPSLPFPAPSSRPPRRSRSPVYWGATKEAPFYGGPLGEVIGRVPTGTVLLEASRYRDVFGGWWISTRCDDGTLGWIAYSDSTEAPAADDAGAVPLWHRVYDTRATPTAAAVSADALPSTEMRMCDVLPSVTCEAVSRTAAAHFLFSDVELYAYYWDVVHPQERTTLDWNFEYQRVVELCWHATDVSHPVTSSSSTLSSAPAVTGPHVQLGTIIAAFRSEVERTIVQIWKEAVVPPGSRQIVAHPCFPDQVYFHRGILLRRCVDTADGVLGGDDMAMRCGRAIYRHQEMLALVAPRHVLYVPLHAYCTFGGFSFLCSTIPPYGTANLVVADSNTLAAAGSTDTLSAFPQTSLSTRPALVSELLSSLGNALHFEGGNVPCEWRVYAGRDRRLYLSQTHRLLPPVLPLHCRNLSNTVSSPPSKASDEVVGASCASSLYASLLCYSVRPELFFRWQNLWAPNECVCTPCELTKRASSGQACRSTVVASQSFAAGTWISSEGITRVAGTLGFQFPVAAPLLPVECCNLCDGGIDANELRFVVCTHPLQCCRVCMHCYTRLVLGHTGEGSAPVDPLEQVCPTAVRCGAGCRKAGSFLMAPTLSELMHANSLNMRYLAYVLHRIPQTTRAAVEHWCHVELVARTAKHLLQQDLRAATTPVEARTVCEALLASLVGPSGGASERFWRTRLGPALQSRFVGTCEPFRLSVHALRLVAERVAALVGVTLSELCLSSLTLLGATTKRATAGRRGDRETGGNSSEAESLLTAAATDATGAFIEIKHIAPQTRTFPAPHRRPFSPSPTTSEDAEADANQEMVVPIKHRVERLLLFWVGYTPDGVNEAQQPFYLEESLLQTTLFATETR, from the coding sequence ATGAGCAGTCAGCGCAGTGTAGGGCAAGGCGCCTGCACTGGCAGCATCGCCTTCCCATCAAAGCCGCCGCGTCTGCCTCGACGGACGGGCAACACCGCCCCGATGACACCTCGGCAACGACCAACACTTTCACCTGAGAAAACGTTGTCCCTCATCGACAAGGCTTCTCTCGCTACATCACCCTCTTTGCCGTTTCCTGCGCCATCGAGTCGACCGCCacgccgcagccgctccccCGTTTACTGGGGAGCTACAAAAGAGGCCCCCTTCTACGGTGGTCCGCTAGGCGAGGTCATTGGCAGAGTGCCTACTGGAACTGTCCTCCTTGAAGCATCTCGATACCGCGACGTGTTCGGCGGCTGGTGGATCAGCACTCGGTGCGACGATGGAACACTAGGGTGGATCGCCTACTCAGACTCGACCgaagcgccagcagctgatGATGCCGGCGCTGTGCCATTGTGGCACCGCGTGTACGACACCCGAGCGACCcccactgcggctgctgttAGCGCTGATGCGCTGCCTAGCACGGAGATGAGGATGTGCGACGTGCTGCCGTCCGTTACTTGCGAGGCTGTCTcccgcaccgctgcggctcATTTTCTGTTCTCTGATGTGGAACTTTATGCCTACTACTGGGACGTGGTGCATCCCCAGGAACGGACAACACTGGATTGGAACTTTGAGTATCAACGAGTCGTTGAGCTATGCTGGCACGCCACCGATGTCTCGCACCCCGtgacatcctcctcctccactctctcttcAGCGCCAGCCGTGACAGGACCGCACGTCCAGCTGGGCACAATCATTGCGGCATTTCGGTCTGAGGTGGAGCGTACGATTGTGCAGATATGGAAAGAAGCAGTTGTGCCTCCGGGGAGCCGCCAGATCGTGGCACATCCGTGTTTTCCAGATCAAGTGTACTTCCACCGCGGTATTCTGCTACGACGCTGTGTGGACACGGCGGATGGTGTCCTTGGTGGGGATGACATGGCGATGAGGTGTGGGCGTGCCATCTATCGTCACCAGGAGATGCTCGCTCTTGTAGCACCACGGCACGTTCTTTATGTGCCGCTTCACGCCTACTGCACATTCGGCGGCTTTTCCTTCTTGTGCTCTACGATCCCTCCCTATGGTACGGCAAACCTGGTGGTGGCTGACAGCAATACTCTTGCTGCCGCAGGTAGTACTGACACCCTTTCTGCCTTCCCACAAACCTCGCTATCGACGCGACCGGCTCTCGTCTCAGAGCTCCTCAGCAGCCTTGGTAATGCCCTCCACTTCGAGGGAGGGAACGTGCCATGCGAGTGGCGTGTCTACGCCGGACGCGACCGGCGGCTCTACTTGTCGCAGACTCATCGTCTTCTGCCACCCGTGCTACCACTGCATTGCAGGAACCTTTCTAACACTGTGTCGTCACCGCCATCAAAAGCGTCGGACGAGGTGGTCGGTGCCTCATGCGCCTCATCGTTGTACGCCAGCCTGCTGTGCTACAGCGTCCGTCCTGAGCTCTTCTTCAGGTGGCAGAATCTGTGGGCCCCGAacgagtgtgtgtgcacgccgTGCGAGTTGACGAAGAGAGCCAGTTCTGGACAAGCGTGTAGATCAACGGTAGTTGCATCCCAGTCGTTTGCGGCCGGCACGTGGATCAGCTCAGAGGGCATCACACGTGTGGCAGGCACGCTTGGGTTCCAATTCCCTGTGGCCGCACCTTTGCTCCCGGTCGAGTGCTGCAACTTGTGTGACGGTGGCATTGACGCCAACGAACTTCGCTTTGTGGTGTGCACGCATCCCTTGCAGTGCTGccgtgtgtgcatgcattGCTATACACGACTGGTACTGGGGCACACAGGTGAAGGGAGTGCTCCTGTTGACCCACTCGAGCAGGTGTGCCCGACTGCGGTGCGATGTGGTGCTGGTTGCCGAAAAGCGGGCAGCTTCCTCATGGCTCCGACGCTGAGTGAGCTGATGCATGCAAACAGTCTCAATATGCGTTACCTGGCGTACGTTCTTCACCGTATACCGCAGACGACGCGTGCTGCGGTGGAGCACTGGTGTCATGTGGAGCTGGTGGCGCGAACGGCgaagcacctcctgcagcaggatctccgcgctgccaccaccccgGTTGAGGCACGGACGGTTTGTGAGGCGCTTTTGGCTTCACTTGTGGGGCcgagcggtggcgcctcAGAGCGGTTCTGGCGCACTCGTCTGGGACCGGCGCTTCAGTCGCGTTTCGTCGGCACCTGCGAGCCCTTTCGACTTTCCGTCCACGCACTGCGACTTGTCGCTGAGCGCGTGGCCGCGTTGGTAGGGGTAACCTTGTCCGAGTTGTGCTTATCTTCCTTGACATTGCTTGGGGCGACGACGAAGCGAGCAACAGCAGGACGCCGAGGTGATAGAGAGACTGGCGGGAATAGTAGTGAGGCGGAGTCTCTACTGACCGCTGCAGCTACAGATGCTACGGGGGCCTTCATTGAAATCAAGCACATTGCGCCACAAACACGCACGTTTCCCGCACCGCACAGGAGGCCATTCTCCCCATCGCCGACCACGTCAGAGGATGCAGAGGCAGACGCGAATCAGGAAATGGTTGTTCCCATAAAGCACCGCGTGGAGCGCCTTCTACTGTTCTGGGTGGGGTACACCCCGGACGGTGTAAATGAGGCGCAGCAACCGTTTTACCTGGAAGAGTCCCTGCTACAGACGACTCTCTTCGCGACTGAGACGAGGTAG
- a CDS encoding hypothetical protein (TriTrypDB/GeneDB-style sysID: LpmP.32.1660), whose amino-acid sequence MASILRQSKEVQDQHKRQLLALLKHPDNAECMDCCARNPTWASVNLGIFICIRCSGLHRQLGVHITKVKSCTMDLWEPEQIAFMSEMGNQRAKRAFEATIPASYVKPAERDASVKVMKWIRLKYVQRRYYRPLPLPAADANAEGAVDLSKYAKPEKAPKAGEATERVKAVTPTKAVVKTVPLTFNPVPSTPAATHSHHPVLGVSTVLSTTLNASCAPTEKMAAILDWLCSTMPYVMAEDFENLSTLLVPPVPAAKNSALNNGSSPAAVMLKTPSASTPVTTIAPTTAVEQDAASLVLTSAPREAGKSHVMAMGCSTAKQRQLTPPIRGLGAVLNDATVPAETQESASGHHEKVQTATSSLHLDPIPDTKLVVRADSVVETAPNGEATAAVRPHRHRRKRRSLKDTLQRSHLPSALPFPLSSIPQALTVLPFLSAPSPPMETARVEPSCSSRQDVERIRNAAHHGGKQHGYGSEPLPEPPRQLPTQQPVLRPAHGPAGTFVLSDRHETCASTPVATLLLPSQEPMMPITSTEPALAGSTLVEQSTHVIPSVKDLTCTQGVASMTPSFASGQSAVAAAVALTPMQPPFTKPTLAGALHSQDDAWQTDRLVLFSGKSYGLCSSQRVLFSPPAADEEWRVPQPKIRSPNFSFSEELRPRQPAFEKWAKRVPNTSITRIRGSLLSPIAEDGSTAPQTPSAQLDQPHTDDTPTLSGVLQTQRHLEERLRVLKEQFRQRSDLR is encoded by the coding sequence ATGGCGTCAATACTCCGGCAGTCAAAAGAGGTACAGGATCAACACAAACGACAGCTACTGGCACTTCTCAAGCATCCTGATAATGCGGAGTGCATGGACTGCTGCGCGCGTAACCCGACGTGGGCGAGTGTAAACCTCGGCATCTTCATTTGTATTCGCTGCAGTGGCCTGCATCGCCAGTTGGGTGTGCACATCACCAAGGTAAAGAGTTGCACGATGGACCTCTGGGAGCCGGAGCAGATTGCTTTCATGTCTGAGATGGGCAACCAGCGCGCGAAGCGCGCGTTTGAGGCCACCATTCCCGCAAGCTACGTAAAGCCTGCCGAGCGCGACGCCTCCGTGAAGGTAATGAAATGGATTCGTCTGAAGTatgtgcagcggcggtacTACCGGCCACTTCCTTTGCCTGCTGCCGACGCCAACGCCGAAGGCGCTGTTGACTTGTCAAAGTACGCGAAGCCCGAAAAGGCACCTAAGGCAGGTGAAGCAACCGAACGCGTGAAAGCGGTCACGCCAACCAAGGCTGTTGTGAAAACGGTTCCACTGACTTTTAACCCAGTTCCATCGACCCCGGCTGCAACTCATTCCCACCATCCCGTGCTCGGCGTCAGCACCGTTCTTTCCACCACACTCAACGCTTCTTGTGCTCCAACCGAGAAGATGGCGGCCATCCTCGACTGGCTATGCAGCACCATGCCTTACGTTATGGCAGAGGATTTTGAGAACCTGTCCACACTATTGgtgccgccggtgccggcTGCGAAGAACTCCGCCTTGAATAACGGTTCGTCCCCGGCAGCCGTCATGCTCAAAACACCGTCGGCTTCCACCCCCGTGACTACTATCGCCCCCACTACAGCAGTAGAACAAGACGCAGCCTCTTTGGTGCTGACGAGCGCGCCGCGTGAGGCCGGAAAAAGCCACGTTATGGCTATggggtgcagcaccgccaaaCAGAGGCAGCTAACTCCACCTATTCGAGGGCTAGGCGCGGTGTTAAATGATGCTACTGTACCTGCGGAAACCCAGGAATCTGCATCGGGGCATCACGAGAAAGTTCAGACGGCGACATCGTCGCTGCACCTGGATCCTATACCTGACACGAAGTTGGTGGTGCGCGCGGACTCGGTCGTGGAAACCGCCCCGAATGGCGAGGCAACGGCGGCTGTACGACCACACCGCCATCGGCGCAAGCGGAGGTCTCTAAAGGATACACTTCAGAGAAGCCATCTTCCTTCAGCGCTACCTTTTCCGCTGTCTTCGATCCCGCAAGCTTTGACTGtgcttcctttcctttccgcgccgtcgccaccaatGGAGACGGCGCGAGTGGAGCCAAGCTGCTCGTCAAGGCAGGATGTAGAGAGAATAAGGAACGCTGCGCACCATGGCGGCAAGCAGCACGGATACGGCTcagagccgctgccggagcCACCTAGGCAATTACCGACGCAGCAACCCGTCCTTCGCCCTGCGCATGGTCCCGCTGGGACCTTTGTCCTTAGCGACAGGCACGAAACATGCGCGTCGACGCCAGTAGcaacactgctgctgccgtctcaGGAGCCGATGATGCCAATCACTTCCACGGAACCGGCTCTCGCAGGCTCTACTCTCGTGGAACAGTCCACCCATGTCATCCCTTCTGTCAAGGATCTCACGTGCACGCAGGGTGTTGCGTCAATGActccctcctttgcctcGGGGCAGTcggcagtggctgctgcggtggctctGACTCCGATGCAACCGCCTTTCACGAAGCCCACTTTAGCAGGAGCGCTACACTCGCAGGATGACGCATGGCAAACGGATCGGCTGGTGCTGTTCTCGGGCAAGTCGTATGGTCTCTGCAGCTCGCAACGCGTGCTCTTCTCACCTCCTGCGGCCGATGAGGAGTGGCGGGTACCACAGCCAAAGATTCGCTCGCCCAACTTTTCATTCTCGGAGGAGCTGCGACCGCGGCAACCAGCGTTTGAGAAGTGGGCGAAACGGGTGCCGAACACATCTATCACCCGCATTCGAGGCTCACTCTTGTCGCCTATAGCTGAGGATGGCAGCACGGCGCCGCAGACGCCATCAGCGCAGCTTGACCAGCCACACACTGACGATACCCCGACCTTGAGCGGCGTGCTGCAGACACAGCGGCATCTGGAGGAGCGGCTTCGTGTCCTAAAGGAGCAATTCCGGCAAAGGTCTGATCTGAGGTAG
- the PMI gene encoding phosphomannose isomerase (TriTrypDB/GeneDB-style sysID: LpmP.32.1670), translated as MSALIKLDASYQDYAWGKNAASSFVAKMKGLTEDQSGKMYAELWVGTHPSCPSKVANGSAQLLEDFLKDPENKKRYFSAAHQSTSFRDTVPYLLKILSIRTALSIQAHPCKKLAEELHAAQPDKYKDPNHKPELICALTPFEALCCFRPLKDIIVYLKRIPQLAALVAANTVLGSYMMAPQSALPAADSDAERQSLKSLMTNLYAAPEDTVTKELRLHLRHIEEKGAQCAEDTLFVRVYKQYPDDVGCWMVYFLNYVQMVPGEALFLSDSEPHAYISGDGVEIMACSDNVVRAGLTPKWKDVPTLVSMLKYSTTGLASARFEKNCSEDAAQWQVQCYQPPAQFPDFCLYRMQYDHTSGSGTTSVTLPTIGLGFCLEGSARVNGTVVCAGDCFAVPYGKVTCQAEERKALVFVASTNDLSGTCPNSLRE; from the coding sequence ATGTCTGCGCTCATCAAGCTTGATGCGAGCTACCAGGACTATGCCTGGGGCAAGAATGCCGCGTCCAGCTTCGTGGCGAAGATGAAGGGCTTGACGGAAGACCAGTCAGGCAAGATGTATGCGGAGTTGTGGGTGGGCACGCATCCAAGTTGCCCGTCCAAGGTTGCCAACGGCAGCGCACAGCTGCTCGAGGACTTCTTGAAGGATCCAGAAAATAAGAAGAGGTACTTCTCAGCGGCTCACCAGAGCACAAGTTTCCGTGACACGGTGCCGTACTTGCTGAAGATCCTATCGATTCGCACGGCTCTGTCCATCCAGGCCCACCCATGCAAGAAGCTGGCCGAGGAGCTGCATGCTGCCCAGCCGGATAAGTACAAGGATCCAAACCACAAGCCAGAGCTCATTTGCGCGTTGACCCCTTTTGAGgccctctgctgcttccgTCCGCTCAAGGACATTATTGTGTACTTGAAGCGCATTCCACAACTGGCGGCGCTTGTCGCCGCCAACACGGTATTGGGCTCGTACATGATGGCGCCTCAGAGCGCGCTGCCAGCAGCTGACAGCGACGCGGAGAGACAGTCGCTGAAGTCCTTGATGACGAACCTGTATGCAGCCCCCGAGGATACCGTAACCAAGGAACTGCGCCTGCATCTTCGTCACATTGAAGAGAAGGGTGCACAGTGCGCTGAGGATACGCTCTTTGTTCGCGTTTACAAGCAGTACCCCGATGATGTCGGGTGCTGGATGGTGTACTTCCTTAATTACGTACAGATGGTTCCTGGGGAGGCGCTCTTCCTGTCGGACAGCGAGCCACACGCGTACAtcagcggcgacggtgtcgAGATCATGGCGTGCAGCGACAACGTCGTGCGTGCTGGACTCACGCCCAAGTGGAAGGATGTGCCCACGCTGGTGAGCATGCTGAAGTACAGCACGACCGGCCTTGCGTCCGCTCGCTTCGAGAAGAATTGCAGTGAGGATGCAGCACAGTGGCAGGTGCAGTGCTACCAACCGCCGGCGCAGTTCCCCGACTTTTGCCTGTACCGCATGCAGTACGACCACACTTCTGGAAGCGGGACGACCTCCGTGACGCTTCCGACGATTGGGCTGGGCTTCTGTCTAGAAGGGTCGGCTAGGGTGAACGGTACAGTGGTGTGCGCCGGAGACTGCTTTGCGGTGCCGTACGGCAAAGTCACGTGCCAAGCCGAAGAAAGGAAGGCGCTCGTGTTTGTTGCGTCAACCAACGACTTGAGCGGCACGTGTCCGAACTCCCTTCGAGAGTGA
- a CDS encoding DNA repair and recombination protein, mitochondrial precursor, putative (TriTrypDB/GeneDB-style sysID: LpmP.32.1680), which produces MLRRLTSRSGLQKKFNTVAAEYRKRSTAVISTAESVHWKNVLPLRRQHGAQRATRDPSTLRMLMSASSQRAVYNKHRNKHISESNRAQPTAKEEKEGCSTKDNVTAADDQAGFCGVSDVTLLPEAGKAATEFLLTREQATVCDLACEGASLFIGGEAGTGKSYLVRVIAERLAAQGLRIAITASTGIAALSIGGNTFHSTFGVPLHSPDNVINLSRRPPSTDPIFDIDDASKEGGDDGGAIEEDVAQADFATGPSVGKLGHPRRLQFRNTRVLAEVDVVIIDEISMLHAGVLESFERAVRRMAGRDSSRPFGGLQMILSGDFLQLTPFGSVDAPLGRRRRYRILDEKNKCMEDESSIVCQCVSPDVLDAQGTVDKAATTAELAVKSRDTSASSTSTEVESALAVKQDKRKRASSVSDSTITQHRYRDLWYYDKPMFESWCFVHHLLHVQLREQRRQQDQVFSSDLNRLRQGSFPYRLSRSAFLNAPAEDAVRLLPTKRAVKNYNDSKMLELEGDEQLFHTKLTMTEAMCASSAGTAQEQKRGDAHSGGNCEAVLLVHYRLCSPTEKGKAALKRRGQLRDAEATAVARNLEDVCRFPRNCLQVYGLPAPLSYSASLSAVCVRCSGATYRIAESRRFAVKRLLEMWSGVPGTGSSEATSGNAKDTKENTPSITLLQSRSALFPREVVRVEAVEARQLMRRLQPLIQEHLRNAIRKDTVLQDKRLKVGCRVMLLRNLTQQYVNGSLGRVVGFRPLSACTDLLPGEMKARATPMHLLAHFATCCPESGHGAVANAVQVPVVRMDTGGDDIAIPWITLPVSVAKQDWCFTLRATCIPLTPAYAFTVHKIQGVTLHHPVLFDAEGMFPCDHLVYVAASRVRKFEQLRMVNLSPRMISVHKPSLLFTQRIPSVEASVKRWALWKSKPRSEKFFYFPSHLTRESTE; this is translated from the coding sequence ATGCTTAGGCGTCTGACGAGCCGTAGCGGATTGCAGAAAAAGTTCAACACAGTAGCCGCCGAGTACAGGAAGAGAAGTACAGCCGTTATCTCAACTGCTGAGAGTGTTCACTGGAAGAATgttctgccgctgcgacgcCAGCATGGGGCTCAGCGAGCTACAAGAGATCCATCGACCCTCCGCATGCTCATGAGTGCGTCTTCACAGCGTGCTGTATACAACAAACATCGAAACAAGCACATTTCTGAGAGCAATAGAGCACAGCCAAcagcgaaggaagagaaggaggggtgcAGCACGAAAGACAatgtcaccgctgctgacgacCAGGCGGGGTTTTGCGGTGTGTCCGACGTTACCTTGCTGCCAGAGGCAGGTAAAGCTGCTACGGAGTTCCTCCTGACACGTGAGCAAGCCACCGTGTGCGACTTGGCGTGCGAAGGTGCATCGCTGTTCATtggaggcgaggcggggaCCGGCAAATCTTACCTCGTGCGTGTCATTGCAGAGAGGCTGGCGGCCCAGGGgctgcgcatcgccatcaccgcctctACCGGTATTGCTGCGTTGAGCATTGGTGGCAACACCTTCCACAGCACTTTCGGCGTGCCTCTACACAGTCCAGACAACGTGATAAACCTGTCGAGGAGGCCCCCATCCACAGATCCCATCTTCGACATTGACGACGCTTccaaggaggggggcgatgATGGTGGAGCCATCGAGGAGGATGTGGCCCAAGCAGATTTCGCGACAGGACCTTCGGTTGGCAAACTAGGACACCCGCGTCGACTTCAATTCAGAAACACCAGGGTGCTCGCGGAGGTGGATGTAGTGATCATCGATGAAATTTCCATGCTGCACGCGGGGGTACTCGAGTCCTTTGAGCGTGCAGTACGTCGCATGGCAGGACGTGACTCCAGTCGACCCTTTGGTGGGCTGCAGATGATTCTCTCTGGTGACTTTCTCCAGCTCACGCCGTTTGGCTCCGTCGATGCTCCTCTtggcaggcggcggcgctacCGTATACTTGACGAGAAAAACAAGTGCATGGAAGACGAGAGCAGTATCGTGTGCCAATGCGTCAGTCCTGATGTCCTCGATGCGCAGGGGACCGTAGACAAGGCCGCAACCACCGCTGAGCTGGCAGTGAAATCACGCGatacctccgcctcctccacctcgactGAGGTAGAGAGCGCGTTAGCTGTGAAACAAGACAAGAGGAAACGAGCGTCCAGTGTGTCTGATTCTACCATCACCCAACATCGTTACCGCGACCTGTGGTACTATGACAAGCCCATGTTCGAGAGCTGGTGCTTCGTccaccatctcctccacgtgCAGCTTCGAGAACAGCGGCGTCAGCAGGATCAGGTGTTTTCCTCTGATTTGAATCGTTTGCGGCAGGGCAGCTTCCCTTATCGACTGTCGCGCTCTGCTTTTCTGAACGCGCCGGCCGAGGATGCTGTGCGCCTGCTACCAACCAAGAGGGCCGTCAAGAACTACAATGACAGCAAGATGCTGGAGCTGGAGGGCGACGAGCAGCTTTTTCACACGAAGCTTACCATGACAGAGGCGATGTGCGCTTCTTCCGCGGGTACCGCGCAGGAACAGAAGAGGGGAGATGCCCACAGTGGCGGCAACTGCGAAgctgtgctgctcgtgcactATCGTCTCTGTTCCCCTACCGAAAAAGGGAAAGCTGCGCTCAAACGTCGAGGGCAACTACGGGATGCAGAGGCGACTGCTGTTGCTCGTAACCTGGAGGATGTTTGTCGTTTTCCTCGTAACTGTCTCCAAGTCTATGGGCTGCCCGCACCACTCTCGTACTCAGCATCATTGTCGGCCGTGTGCGTCCGCTGCAGTGGTGCAACTTACCGCATTGCAGAGAGTCGACGATTCGCAGTGAAGAGGCTGCTGGAGATGTGGTCTGGCGTCCCTGGCACTGGATCGAGCGAGGCTACGTCAGGAAACGCCAAAGACACGAAGGAGAACACACCATCAATCACTCTTCTGCAGTCTCGGAGCGCTTTGTTTCCGCGAGAGGTAGTGCGTGTGGAAGCCGTGGAAGCACGGCAACTGATGCGTCGGCTGCAACCGCTCATACAGGAGCACTTGCGCAATGCGATCCGAAAAGACACTGTGCTTCAGGACAAGCGGCTCAAGGTGGGGTGTCgtgtgatgctgctgcgcaacttGACACAGCAGTACGTCAACGGCTCTCTTGGCAGGGTCGTTGGGTTTCGACCGCTCTCGGCGTGCACGGATCTCTTGCCAGGGGAGATGAAGGCGCGTGCGACTCCCATGCACCTGCTCGCTCATTTCGCTACATGTTGCCCAGAGAGCGGACACGGTGCCGTTGCGAACGCCGTGCAGGTTCCTGTGGTGCGGATGGACACAGGAGGAGACGATATTGCAATTCCTTGGATTACCCTGCCAGTTTCGGTCGCGAAGCAAGACTGGTGCTTCACCCTACGTGCTACCTGCATCCCGCTGACACCGGCGTACGCCTTCACAGTGCACAAAATTCAAGGAGTTACGCTGCACCATCCGGTGCTTTTTGACGCGGAAGGAATGTTTCCCTGCGACCACCTCGTGTACGTGGCTGCGAGCCGCGTGCGCAAGTTCGAGCAGTTGCGCATGGTGAATCTCTCGCCACGGATGATATCGGTGCACAAACCctcgctgctcttcaccCAAAGGATCCCAAGCGTCGAGGCCTCAGTCAAAAGGTGGGCTCTGTGGAAGTCGAAGCCGCGCTCCGAGAAGTTTTTCTACTTTCCTTCTCACCTTACCCGAGAGTCAACTGAGTAG